In a genomic window of Streptomyces pristinaespiralis:
- the rpsD gene encoding 30S ribosomal protein S4, whose amino-acid sequence MPNQSRPKVKKSRALGIALTPKAVKYFEARPYPPGEHGRGRKQNSDYKVRLLEKQRLRAQYDISEKQMARAYDRARKAEGKTGEALVVELERRLDALVLRSGIARTIYQARQMVVHGHIEVNGGKVDKPSFRVRPDDVVMVRERSREKTLFQVAREGGFAADGETPRYLQVNLKALAFRLDRDPQRKEVPVICDEQLVVEYYAR is encoded by the coding sequence GTGCCTAACCAGTCGCGTCCCAAGGTCAAGAAGTCGCGTGCGCTCGGTATTGCGCTGACGCCGAAGGCTGTCAAGTACTTCGAAGCCCGCCCCTACCCGCCGGGCGAGCACGGCCGTGGCCGCAAGCAGAACTCGGACTACAAGGTCCGTCTGCTCGAGAAGCAGCGCCTGCGTGCGCAGTACGACATCAGCGAGAAGCAGATGGCCCGCGCCTACGACCGCGCGCGCAAGGCCGAGGGCAAGACGGGCGAGGCGCTGGTCGTCGAGCTCGAGCGCCGCCTCGACGCCCTGGTCCTGCGTTCGGGCATCGCCCGCACCATCTACCAGGCCCGTCAGATGGTCGTCCACGGCCACATCGAGGTCAACGGCGGCAAGGTCGACAAGCCGTCCTTCCGCGTCCGTCCCGACGACGTCGTGATGGTCCGCGAGCGCTCCCGCGAGAAGACCCTCTTCCAGGTCGCCCGCGAGGGTGGCTTCGCCGCCGACGGTGAGACCCCGCGCTACCTGCAGGTCAACCTCAAGGCCCTGGCGTTCCGCCTGGACCGTGACCCGCAGCGCAAGGAAGTTCCGGTCATCTGCGACGAGCAGCTCGTCGTCGAGTACTACGCCCGCTGA
- a CDS encoding replication-associated recombination protein A, with amino-acid sequence MEPDLFTAAAEERQEKDPTSSPLAVRMRPRTLDEVVGQRHLLKPGSPLRRLVGEGANGGGPAGVSSVILWGPPGTGKTTLAYVVSKATNKRFVELSAITAGVKEVRAVIEGAKRAAGGFGKETVLFLDEIHRFSKAQQDSLLPAVENRWVTLIAATTENPYFSVISPLLSRSLLLTLEPLTDDDVRGLLRRALTEERGLGGAVSLPEDAEAHLLRIAGGDARRALTALEAAAGAALDKGEDGISLVTVEETVDRAAVKYDRDGDQHYDVASALIKSIRGSDVDAALHYLARMIEAGEDPRFIARRLMISASEDIGLADPTALPTAVAAAQAVAMIGFPEAALTLSHATIALALAPKSNAATTAISAAQQDVRGGLAGSVPPHLRDGHYKGAAKLGHAQGYVYPHDVPGGIAAQQYAPDAVHGKRYYEPTRYGAEARYADVVEKVRARLRGEGD; translated from the coding sequence GTGGAGCCCGACCTCTTTACCGCCGCAGCCGAAGAACGCCAGGAGAAGGACCCGACCAGCAGTCCACTGGCGGTCCGGATGCGCCCGCGCACCCTCGACGAGGTCGTCGGCCAGCGGCATCTGCTCAAGCCCGGTTCACCGCTGCGCCGGCTGGTCGGCGAGGGCGCCAACGGGGGAGGACCGGCCGGCGTCTCGTCCGTGATCCTGTGGGGCCCGCCCGGCACCGGCAAGACCACGCTGGCCTACGTGGTCTCCAAGGCGACGAACAAGCGCTTCGTCGAGCTCTCCGCGATCACTGCGGGCGTCAAGGAGGTCCGGGCCGTCATCGAGGGCGCCAAGCGCGCCGCGGGCGGCTTCGGCAAGGAGACCGTCCTCTTCCTCGACGAGATCCACCGCTTCTCCAAGGCCCAGCAGGACTCGCTGCTCCCCGCGGTCGAGAACCGCTGGGTCACGCTGATCGCCGCCACCACCGAGAATCCGTACTTCTCGGTGATCTCCCCGCTGCTCTCCCGTTCGCTGCTGCTCACCCTGGAGCCGCTGACCGACGACGACGTCCGCGGCCTGCTGCGCCGGGCGCTCACCGAGGAGCGGGGGCTCGGCGGTGCCGTGTCGCTCCCCGAGGACGCGGAGGCGCATCTGCTGCGCATCGCGGGCGGCGACGCCCGGCGGGCGCTGACGGCTCTGGAGGCCGCGGCCGGCGCTGCCCTCGACAAGGGCGAGGACGGGATCAGCCTGGTCACCGTGGAGGAGACGGTCGACCGGGCGGCGGTGAAGTACGACCGCGACGGCGACCAGCACTACGACGTCGCCAGCGCGCTCATCAAGTCGATCCGCGGTTCGGACGTGGACGCGGCGCTGCACTATCTGGCGCGGATGATCGAGGCGGGGGAGGACCCGCGGTTCATCGCCCGGCGGCTGATGATCTCGGCGAGTGAGGACATCGGCCTGGCCGATCCGACCGCTCTTCCGACGGCGGTGGCGGCCGCTCAGGCCGTCGCCATGATCGGCTTTCCGGAGGCGGCGCTGACGCTGAGCCATGCCACGATCGCCCTCGCCCTGGCCCCGAAGTCGAACGCGGCGACGACGGCGATCTCCGCGGCCCAGCAGGACGTGCGAGGTGGCCTGGCCGGCTCGGTCCCGCCCCATCTGCGCGACGGCCACTACAAGGGCGCCGCCAAGCTGGGCCACGCCCAGGGATACGTCTATCCGCACGACGTCCCCGGCGGTATCGCGGCCCAGCAGTACGCACCGGACGCCGTCCACGGCAAGCGTTACTACGAACCGACGCGTTACGGCGCGGAGGCGCGGTACGCGGACGTGGTGGAGAAGGTGCGTGCGCGCCTGCGCGGCGAGGGCGACTGA
- a CDS encoding ATP-binding protein gives MRRRHSSLPAELNRFVGRNDELTALIGALDSSRLITVVGPGGVGKSRLAVHAAAAVQNRYADGVRLCELSLLRDPDLLAHAMAETLGVTDHTTRPPREVVTDELAGSRLLLVVDGFEQIVDECAELLRDVLRRAPGVQVLAVGRRPLRLDGEQIFELASMTEEDAAALFTARATAVLPHHRATDAERPLVREVCRRLEHIPLALELAAGRLPALSLDQLLHRLDDRFALLTGGCRGALPRHRTLRTAIGWSHELCSPEERLLWARLSVFAGQFDLDAVEYICTGPDLPADDVLDVLGELVAQCVVCREETPAGLRYRLLDTVREYGAEWLRAIGDTERLRRRHRDWYMGLATWCELEWFSPRQPEVAACADSALPNLRAALELCLEQPEEAHLGRHLAGTLWFYWVGCGRLAEGRHWLDRCLAQDSGHEETRLKALWVLGYVAILQGDPAAAAAALHECAERADRAEDRLAAAYATHRKGCLALLADEMPRAEGLLRAALAAYEELGELNSNVLMGRVELAMALVFQDRLDDAVALCEAVKEVCEEHGEQWTRAYALYVLAYAAWGSDSYDRARELLNECVAIDHRFNDLVGLVLALELLALVTASEGDPAEAAVLQGAATTLWGSVGPSLFGSGYFGTPRALSEERARGLLGDERFEECLRDGRELPLDAAVQRALAAPGGRRPGPVGTQRVRLRETREPAGSPTGNGGEAAG, from the coding sequence ATGCGACGTCGCCACAGCAGTCTTCCCGCGGAGCTGAACCGTTTCGTGGGTCGCAACGACGAGTTGACCGCGCTCATCGGCGCCCTCGACAGCTCCCGTCTGATCACCGTCGTCGGACCGGGCGGCGTCGGCAAGTCCCGCTTGGCGGTGCACGCCGCGGCGGCCGTGCAGAATCGGTACGCCGACGGGGTGCGACTGTGTGAGCTGTCCCTGTTACGGGACCCGGATCTGCTCGCCCACGCCATGGCGGAGACGCTCGGCGTCACCGACCACACCACGAGGCCGCCCCGCGAGGTGGTGACCGACGAACTCGCCGGCAGCCGCCTGCTGCTCGTCGTGGACGGCTTCGAGCAGATCGTCGACGAGTGCGCAGAGCTGCTGCGGGACGTGCTGCGCCGCGCTCCCGGGGTGCAGGTCCTGGCGGTCGGCCGCAGACCGCTGCGGCTCGACGGGGAGCAGATCTTCGAGCTGGCCTCGATGACCGAGGAGGACGCCGCCGCGCTCTTCACCGCCCGGGCCACTGCCGTGCTGCCGCACCACCGGGCCACCGATGCCGAGAGGCCCCTGGTGCGCGAAGTGTGCCGCCGCCTCGAGCACATCCCGCTGGCCCTCGAACTGGCCGCCGGACGCCTGCCGGCGCTCTCCCTGGACCAGTTGCTGCACCGGCTCGACGACCGCTTCGCCCTCCTCACCGGCGGCTGCCGGGGCGCCCTGCCGCGCCATCGCACCCTGCGCACCGCAATCGGCTGGAGCCATGAGCTGTGCTCACCGGAGGAACGGCTGCTGTGGGCCCGGCTGTCGGTCTTCGCCGGACAGTTCGACCTGGACGCGGTCGAGTACATCTGCACCGGCCCCGACCTGCCCGCCGACGACGTGCTCGACGTGCTCGGCGAACTGGTCGCCCAGTGCGTGGTCTGCCGCGAGGAGACGCCGGCCGGCCTGCGTTACCGCCTGCTGGACACGGTCCGCGAGTACGGGGCGGAGTGGCTTCGCGCGATCGGCGACACGGAGCGGCTGCGCAGACGGCACCGCGACTGGTACATGGGACTCGCCACGTGGTGCGAGCTGGAGTGGTTCAGCCCCCGTCAGCCCGAGGTGGCGGCCTGCGCCGACAGCGCGCTCCCCAATCTGCGGGCGGCGCTCGAACTGTGCCTGGAACAGCCGGAGGAGGCGCATCTGGGCCGGCATCTGGCAGGGACCCTCTGGTTCTACTGGGTCGGCTGCGGCCGGCTGGCCGAGGGCAGGCACTGGCTCGACCGGTGCCTCGCCCAGGACTCGGGGCACGAGGAGACACGGCTCAAGGCCCTGTGGGTGCTCGGCTACGTGGCGATCCTCCAGGGCGACCCGGCGGCCGCGGCGGCCGCTCTGCACGAGTGCGCGGAACGCGCGGACCGGGCGGAGGACCGGCTCGCCGCGGCCTACGCGACGCACCGCAAGGGGTGCCTGGCGCTGCTCGCCGACGAGATGCCGCGCGCCGAGGGGCTGTTGCGCGCGGCGCTCGCCGCGTACGAGGAGCTGGGCGAGCTCAACAGCAATGTCCTCATGGGCCGGGTCGAGCTGGCCATGGCACTGGTCTTCCAGGACCGGCTGGACGACGCGGTCGCGCTGTGCGAGGCCGTCAAGGAGGTCTGCGAGGAGCACGGCGAGCAGTGGACCCGGGCGTACGCGCTCTACGTGCTCGCCTACGCGGCGTGGGGGTCGGACTCGTACGACAGGGCGCGGGAGTTGCTGAACGAGTGCGTGGCCATCGACCACCGGTTCAACGACCTCGTCGGTCTGGTCCTGGCCCTCGAACTGCTGGCCCTGGTGACGGCGAGCGAGGGGGATCCGGCGGAGGCGGCGGTCCTTCAGGGAGCGGCGACCACACTCTGGGGCTCGGTGGGCCCTTCCCTGTTCGGTTCCGGCTACTTCGGTACGCCGCGTGCCCTGTCGGAGGAGCGGGCGAGAGGGCTGCTGGGTGACGAGCGTTTCGAGGAGTGCCTACGCGACGGCCGCGAGCTGCCCCTCGACGCGGCGGTGCAGCGTGCGCTGGCGGCGCCCGGGGGGCGGCGGCCGGGACCGGTCGGGACGCAGCGTGTACGGCTCCGGGAAACGCGGGAGCCCGCCGGCTCCCCCACCGGGAACGGTGGGGAAGCGGCGGGCTGA
- a CDS encoding DUF2470 domain-containing protein, which yields MPSAAERTRTLVQSTCSAVLLVPGLEGARPEQLTPHARAVGTDGEVFLLFAADSPAVRAATHAQDDELSAVLELTDVAPVAVRDRIRGRAWVSGWLTSVPGLAAEPGYMMLRLEVGEASVDDLWGAARVEPEEFANAAVDPLVSHETELLQHLHSAHSDQVQALSSLLGEREGTAEEEGRRAVPLALDRFGLRVRFTGERCFDARFDFPSPVGDVTELRRAMHTLFEAASH from the coding sequence ATGCCGTCAGCAGCCGAGCGCACACGAACTCTCGTACAGAGTACATGCTCAGCGGTACTGCTCGTCCCGGGCCTGGAGGGCGCCCGGCCGGAGCAGTTGACCCCCCATGCCAGGGCGGTCGGCACCGACGGCGAGGTCTTCCTGCTGTTCGCCGCCGACTCACCGGCCGTGCGGGCCGCGACCCACGCGCAGGACGACGAGCTCTCGGCGGTGCTGGAGCTCACCGATGTCGCGCCCGTCGCCGTGCGCGACCGTATCCGGGGCCGCGCCTGGGTCTCCGGCTGGCTGACCAGCGTCCCGGGCCTCGCGGCCGAGCCCGGGTACATGATGCTGCGCCTCGAGGTCGGCGAGGCGAGCGTCGACGACCTGTGGGGCGCCGCCCGCGTGGAGCCCGAGGAGTTCGCGAACGCGGCCGTCGACCCGCTCGTCTCCCACGAGACCGAGCTGCTCCAGCATCTGCACTCCGCGCACAGCGACCAGGTGCAGGCGCTGAGCTCCCTGCTCGGCGAGCGGGAGGGGACGGCCGAGGAGGAAGGACGGCGGGCGGTGCCGCTGGCGCTGGACCGCTTCGGACTGCGGGTGCGGTTCACCGGCGAGCGCTGCTTCGACGCCCGCTTCGACTTCCCCTCCCCCGTGGGGGACGTCACGGAGCTGCGTCGCGCGATGCACACCCTGTTCGAGGCGGCGTCCCACTGA
- a CDS encoding vitamin K epoxide reductase family protein: protein MTSAAAKDVSPDEDAPGVRRVGAGRAFAWLLVVTGAAGVLAAWVITIDKFKILEAKIAGTTFTPGCSLNPVVSCGSVMESDQAAAFGFPNPMLGLVTYGIVVCVGMSLLAGAGFRRWYWLTFNAGTLFGVGFCTWLMQQSLYEINALCLWCCLAWVATIFMFWYVTSHNVRNGLLPAPAWLRGFLDEFTWVLPVLHTGVIGMLILTRWWDFWTS from the coding sequence ATGACGAGTGCAGCGGCCAAGGACGTGTCCCCCGACGAGGACGCGCCCGGTGTGCGCAGGGTCGGCGCCGGCAGAGCCTTCGCCTGGCTGCTCGTCGTCACCGGCGCCGCCGGTGTGCTGGCCGCGTGGGTCATCACGATCGACAAGTTCAAGATCCTCGAGGCGAAGATCGCCGGCACCACCTTCACCCCGGGGTGCAGCCTCAACCCGGTGGTTTCCTGCGGCAGCGTCATGGAGAGCGACCAGGCCGCGGCCTTCGGCTTCCCCAACCCGATGCTCGGCCTTGTGACCTACGGCATCGTGGTCTGCGTCGGCATGAGCCTGCTCGCCGGCGCCGGCTTCCGCCGCTGGTACTGGCTGACCTTCAACGCGGGCACGCTCTTCGGCGTCGGCTTCTGCACCTGGCTGATGCAGCAGTCGCTGTACGAGATCAACGCGCTCTGCCTGTGGTGCTGCCTGGCCTGGGTCGCCACGATCTTCATGTTCTGGTACGTGACCTCGCACAACGTCCGCAACGGACTGCTGCCCGCACCGGCCTGGCTGCGCGGTTTCCTCGACGAGTTCACCTGGGTGCTGCCGGTCCTGCACACCGGTGTCATCGGCATGCTGATCCTGACCCGCTGGTGGGACTTCTGGACCTCCTGA
- the hisS gene encoding histidine--tRNA ligase has translation MNTFQAPKGTYDLIPPRSATYLAVRDAISTPLKNSGYGYIETPGFENVELFARGVGESTDIVTKEMYAFETKGGDKLALRPEGTASVLRAALEANLHKAGNLPVKLWYSGSYYRYERPQAGRYRHFSQVGAEAIGTEDPALDAELIILADQAYRSLGLRNFRILLNSLGDKECRPVYREALQTFLRDLDLDEDTRRRIEINPLRVLDDKRDAVQKQLAGAPMLRDYLCDACKAYHEQVRELLTAAGVAFEDDEKLVRGLDYYTRTTFEFVHDGLGSQSAVGGGGRYDGLSEMIGGPALPSVGWALGVDRTVLALEAEGVELDIPAATSVYAVPLGDEARRVLFGVVTELRKAGVAADFSYGGKGLKGAMKNANRSGARYAIVAGERDLADGVVQLKDMESGEQEPVPVAEILTRLRGRLG, from the coding sequence GTGAATACCTTCCAGGCCCCCAAGGGCACGTACGACCTGATCCCGCCGCGGTCCGCGACGTACCTCGCGGTGCGTGACGCGATCTCCACTCCGCTGAAGAACTCGGGCTACGGCTACATCGAGACGCCCGGATTCGAGAACGTCGAGCTGTTCGCGCGCGGCGTCGGTGAGTCCACCGACATCGTGACCAAGGAGATGTACGCCTTCGAGACCAAGGGCGGCGACAAGCTGGCCCTGCGGCCCGAGGGCACGGCGTCCGTGCTGCGCGCGGCGCTGGAGGCCAACCTCCACAAGGCCGGCAACCTCCCGGTCAAGCTCTGGTACTCGGGCTCGTACTACCGCTACGAGCGCCCGCAGGCCGGCCGCTACCGGCACTTCTCCCAGGTCGGGGCCGAGGCGATCGGCACAGAGGATCCGGCGCTGGACGCCGAGCTGATCATTCTGGCCGACCAGGCGTACCGCTCGCTGGGCCTGCGTAACTTCCGCATCCTGCTCAACTCGCTCGGCGACAAGGAGTGCCGTCCGGTCTACCGCGAGGCGCTCCAGACCTTCCTGCGCGACCTCGACCTCGACGAGGACACCCGCCGCCGTATCGAGATCAACCCGCTGCGGGTCCTCGACGACAAGCGCGACGCGGTGCAGAAGCAGCTGGCCGGCGCGCCCATGCTGCGCGACTACCTGTGCGACGCGTGCAAGGCGTACCACGAGCAGGTGCGTGAACTGCTGACCGCGGCGGGCGTCGCCTTCGAGGACGACGAGAAGCTGGTGCGCGGCCTCGACTACTACACGCGCACCACCTTCGAGTTCGTCCACGACGGTCTCGGCTCGCAGTCCGCGGTGGGCGGCGGCGGCCGCTACGACGGCCTGTCAGAGATGATCGGCGGCCCCGCGCTGCCGTCCGTCGGCTGGGCGCTCGGCGTCGACCGTACGGTCCTCGCCCTGGAGGCGGAGGGCGTCGAGCTCGACATCCCGGCCGCCACCAGCGTGTACGCGGTGCCGCTGGGCGACGAGGCGCGGCGCGTCCTGTTCGGCGTGGTGACCGAGCTGCGCAAGGCGGGCGTCGCGGCCGACTTCTCGTACGGCGGGAAGGGCCTCAAGGGCGCGATGAAGAACGCCAACCGCAGCGGGGCCCGGTACGCGATCGTCGCCGGTGAGCGTGATCTCGCCGACGGCGTGGTCCAGCTCAAGGACATGGAGTCGGGCGAGCAGGAGCCGGTGCCGGTCGCCGAGATCCTCACCCGGCTGCGCGGCCGGCTCGGCTGA
- a CDS encoding DUF948 domain-containing protein, producing MTGGEVAGILVAVFWAILVSFLAVVLVRLAQTLKATTKLVADVTEQAVPLLADASATVRSAQTQLDRVDAIATDVQEVTSNASALSTTVASTFGGPLVKVAAFGYGVRRAMSRKGDDKPAAPSRRSVIVGRTVPAARRRNRKG from the coding sequence GTGACCGGTGGAGAGGTTGCCGGGATTCTGGTGGCCGTCTTCTGGGCGATCTTGGTCTCCTTCCTCGCCGTGGTGCTCGTGAGGCTGGCCCAGACGCTCAAGGCGACCACCAAACTCGTGGCGGACGTGACCGAACAGGCGGTGCCCCTGCTGGCCGACGCCTCCGCGACCGTGCGCTCCGCGCAGACCCAGCTCGACCGGGTGGACGCCATCGCGACCGACGTCCAGGAGGTCACCTCCAACGCGTCCGCGCTCTCCACGACGGTCGCCTCCACGTTCGGCGGCCCGCTGGTCAAGGTGGCCGCCTTCGGATACGGCGTCCGCCGTGCCATGAGCCGCAAGGGCGACGACAAGCCCGCCGCGCCGTCGCGCCGTTCGGTGATCGTCGGCCGCACCGTGCCGGCCGCCCGGCGCAGGAACCGGAAGGGCTGA
- a CDS encoding MBL fold metallo-hydrolase: MLIAGFPAGAWGTNCYLVAPAAGEECVIIDPGHQATEGVEEALKKHRLKPVAVVLTHGHIDHVASVVPVCGAHDVPAWIHPEDRYMMSDPEKALGRSIGMPLMGELTVGEPDDVKELTDGAALSLAGLDFSVSHAPGHTKGSVTFKMPESADVPSVFFSGDLLFAGSIGRTDLPGGDMDEMLESLARVCLPLDDSTVVLSGHGPQTTIGRERATNPYLREVAAGLGSGRPAPRRGM, from the coding sequence GTGCTTATTGCCGGGTTCCCCGCCGGGGCCTGGGGGACCAACTGCTATCTGGTCGCCCCCGCCGCAGGCGAGGAGTGCGTGATCATCGACCCGGGCCACCAGGCCACCGAAGGCGTCGAGGAAGCGCTGAAGAAGCATCGGCTCAAGCCCGTCGCCGTCGTCCTCACCCATGGGCACATCGACCACGTCGCCTCCGTCGTCCCCGTCTGCGGCGCCCATGACGTCCCGGCCTGGATCCACCCCGAGGACCGCTACATGATGAGCGACCCGGAGAAGGCGCTCGGCCGCTCCATTGGGATGCCTCTCATGGGTGAGCTGACCGTCGGGGAGCCCGACGACGTCAAGGAACTCACCGACGGCGCCGCGCTCAGCCTGGCCGGCCTCGATTTCTCCGTCTCGCACGCGCCCGGCCATACCAAGGGGTCGGTGACCTTCAAGATGCCCGAGTCGGCGGACGTCCCGTCCGTCTTCTTCTCGGGCGACCTGCTGTTCGCCGGCTCCATCGGACGCACGGACCTGCCCGGCGGCGACATGGACGAGATGCTCGAGTCGCTGGCACGGGTGTGCCTGCCCCTCGACGACTCGACCGTGGTGCTGTCCGGCCACGGCCCCCAGACGACCATCGGCCGCGAGCGCGCCACCAACCCGTATCTGCGGGAAGTGGCCGCCGGCCTCGGGAGCGGTCGGCCCGCTCCCCGACGAGGAATGTGA
- a CDS encoding DUF6167 family protein has protein sequence MFRRTFWFTAGAAAGVWATTKVNRKLKQLTPESLAAQAANKAVDAGHKLKDFALDVRAGMVQREGELAEVLGLHASVDGELPAQRGRAAVGRGEPAQITYLHGGKPGGKSHRKHSNTEQPHGEEPHGEHSYNRNEDH, from the coding sequence ATGTTCCGCCGCACGTTCTGGTTCACCGCCGGCGCAGCCGCCGGCGTGTGGGCCACCACCAAGGTCAACCGCAAGCTCAAGCAGCTCACCCCGGAGAGCCTCGCCGCCCAGGCCGCGAACAAGGCGGTCGACGCGGGCCACAAGCTCAAGGACTTCGCGCTCGACGTACGCGCGGGAATGGTGCAGCGCGAAGGCGAACTCGCCGAGGTGCTGGGGCTGCACGCATCCGTCGACGGCGAGCTGCCGGCCCAGCGGGGCCGGGCGGCGGTCGGGCGGGGCGAGCCCGCGCAGATCACCTACCTGCACGGCGGGAAGCCGGGCGGGAAGTCGCACCGCAAGCATTCGAACACCGAGCAGCCGCACGGCGAAGAGCCGCACGGCGAGCATTCGTACAACCGGAATGAGGACCACTGA